Proteins encoded together in one Pseudomonas sp. TCU-HL1 window:
- a CDS encoding GNAT family N-acetyltransferase translates to MSDVTVELVQTGPEQAELIRNLYQFYAYESSDWEQEDVEVDGRFYIHDEHLARYWSEPQWSASLILVDGFIAGFLLIERSELPGLDALELADLFILKKYRRLGIGRALVIQVLTSGEGDWLVRFYREDEAALAFWRAVLDELPRPVRAIEPDDDPQLLSFLVTRAIH, encoded by the coding sequence ATGAGCGACGTCACCGTCGAGCTGGTGCAGACCGGCCCGGAGCAGGCGGAGCTGATCCGCAACCTCTACCAGTTCTATGCCTACGAGTCCTCGGATTGGGAGCAGGAGGACGTGGAGGTCGATGGCCGCTTCTACATCCACGACGAGCATCTCGCCCGCTACTGGAGCGAGCCGCAGTGGAGTGCCAGCCTGATCCTGGTCGATGGCTTCATCGCCGGTTTCCTGCTGATCGAGCGCAGCGAGTTGCCGGGGCTCGACGCCCTGGAGCTGGCGGACCTGTTCATCCTGAAAAAGTACCGTCGGCTGGGCATCGGCCGCGCCCTGGTCATACAGGTGCTGACGAGCGGGGAGGGTGACTGGCTCGTGCGTTTTTATCGCGAAGATGAAGCGGCCCTGGCGTTCTGGCGCGCGGTGCTGGATGAGTTGCCACGGCCGGTGCGCGCCATCGAGCCGGATGACGATCCGCAGTTGCTGAGCTTCCTGGTGACGCGGGCGATTCACTGA
- a CDS encoding nuclear transport factor 2 family protein, whose amino-acid sequence MTELNLHPQAAASLQRWHEMIDQRDLSALPELLAADAVFRSPMAHTPYPGAAVVATILNTVIKVFVDFTYHRQLASDDGLSVVLEFSAKVNGRDLKGIDMIRFDEQGKIVDFEVMVRPMSGLQALGEEMARRVGPYLAAAKG is encoded by the coding sequence ATGACCGAACTGAACCTGCACCCCCAGGCCGCCGCTTCCCTGCAACGCTGGCACGAGATGATCGACCAGCGCGACCTCAGCGCCTTGCCCGAACTCCTGGCCGCGGACGCGGTGTTCCGCTCGCCCATGGCGCACACCCCCTATCCCGGCGCGGCGGTGGTCGCGACCATCCTCAACACGGTCATCAAGGTCTTCGTCGACTTCACCTACCACCGCCAGTTGGCCTCGGACGACGGCCTCAGCGTAGTGCTGGAGTTCAGCGCCAAGGTCAATGGGCGTGACTTGAAAGGCATCGACATGATCCGTTTCGACGAGCAGGGCAAGATCGTCGATTTCGAGGTCATGGTCCGCCCCATGAGCGGCCTGCAGGCGCTGGGTGAAGAGATGGCCCGGCGCGTGGGGCCGTATCTGGCCGCCGCCAAGGGGTAA
- a CDS encoding ABC transporter substrate-binding protein: MLKSFPCLRATLGFALLATASVPALAQSSSLTVISFGGATKAAQDAAYFKPFEQSGAARVVAGEYNGELSKVKAMVDIGQVTWDVVEVEGPELLRGCEEGLFERIDPAVLGESASFMPGTVSECGVASYVWSMVLAYNADKLASAPSSWADFWDTQRFPGKRGLRKGAKYTLEAALLADGVKREDLYKVLETPEGVARAFRKLDELKPNIQWWEAGAQPPQWLVAGDVVMSAAYNGRIAAAQKEGSKLAIVWNGNLYDPDHWAIVRGSPNKALAERFIVFASQAKPQQAFSSQIPYGPVHKDALAALPAATQAQLPTAPANLAEAQLVSAEFWVNHGEELEERFNAWAAR, translated from the coding sequence ATGCTCAAGTCCTTCCCGTGCCTCCGTGCCACCCTCGGTTTCGCCCTGCTGGCCACTGCCAGCGTGCCGGCCCTGGCCCAGTCCTCCAGCCTCACCGTGATTTCCTTCGGCGGTGCCACCAAGGCCGCGCAGGATGCGGCCTATTTCAAACCCTTCGAACAAAGCGGCGCCGCCAGGGTGGTGGCCGGCGAATACAACGGCGAGTTGTCCAAGGTGAAGGCCATGGTCGACATCGGCCAGGTCACCTGGGATGTGGTGGAAGTGGAAGGCCCCGAGCTGTTGCGTGGCTGCGAGGAGGGGCTGTTCGAACGTATCGACCCGGCCGTGCTCGGCGAGTCGGCCAGTTTCATGCCCGGCACCGTCAGCGAATGCGGTGTGGCCAGTTACGTCTGGTCCATGGTACTGGCCTACAACGCCGACAAGCTGGCCAGCGCGCCCAGCTCCTGGGCGGACTTCTGGGATACCCAGCGCTTCCCGGGTAAGCGCGGTCTGCGCAAGGGCGCCAAGTACACCCTGGAGGCTGCGCTGCTGGCCGACGGAGTGAAGCGCGAAGACCTCTACAAGGTGCTGGAAACCCCGGAAGGCGTTGCCCGCGCCTTCCGCAAGCTGGATGAACTCAAACCGAACATCCAGTGGTGGGAAGCCGGCGCCCAGCCGCCGCAATGGCTGGTGGCCGGCGACGTGGTGATGTCTGCTGCCTACAACGGTCGCATCGCCGCCGCCCAGAAAGAGGGTTCGAAGCTCGCCATCGTCTGGAACGGCAATCTCTACGACCCGGACCACTGGGCCATCGTTCGCGGCAGCCCGAACAAGGCGCTGGCCGAACGTTTCATCGTCTTTGCCAGCCAGGCGAAACCCCAGCAAGCCTTCTCCAGCCAGATCCCTTACGGCCCCGTGCACAAGGACGCCCTGGCCGCCTTGCCCGCCGCCACCCAGGCGCAACTGCCCACCGCGCCGGCCAACCTGGCCGAGGCGCAGCTGGTGAGTGCGGAGTTCTGGGTCAACCACGGCGAGGAGCTGGAAGAGCGCTTCAACGCCTGGGCGGCACGCTGA
- a CDS encoding aldehyde dehydrogenase — protein MFDLGYWQQRAARQAFTDKALIGGRQVAAASGETFDSINPATNQLLARVAACGEAEVDLAVRTARRAFNEGPWARMAPVERKKVLLRLSELMLAHREELALLDSLNMGKPVMDAYNIDVPGAAHVFAWYGEALDKLYDQVAPTAANALATITREALGVVAAVVPWNFPLDMAAWKLAPALAAGNSVVLKPAEQSPFSALRLAELALEAGLPEGVLNVVPGLGESAGKALGLHPDVDCLVFTGSTQVGKYFMQYSAQSNLKQVWLECGGKSPNLIFEDCRDLDLAAEKAAFGIFFNQGEVCSANSRLYVQRSIRDEFIERLLAKARDWMPGDPLDPASRAGAIVDAGQAARIMAFIEGAQGEGARLLAGGRRLSFNGSSNFIEPTVFADVSSDMQLAREEVFGPVLAVSTFDTEEEALRLANDSIYGLAASVWSDDLHRAHRVARALKAGTVSVNTVDALDVTVPFGGGKQSGFGRDLSLHSFDKYSQLKTTWFQLR, from the coding sequence GTGTTCGATCTCGGCTATTGGCAGCAACGGGCTGCCCGGCAAGCATTCACTGACAAGGCGCTGATCGGCGGCCGCCAGGTGGCCGCCGCGTCCGGCGAAACCTTCGACTCGATCAACCCGGCTACCAATCAGTTGCTGGCCCGCGTTGCCGCCTGCGGCGAAGCCGAGGTGGACCTGGCCGTACGCACCGCCCGCCGCGCCTTCAACGAAGGGCCCTGGGCGCGCATGGCGCCGGTGGAGCGCAAGAAGGTGCTGCTGCGTCTCTCCGAACTGATGCTGGCTCACCGCGAAGAACTGGCCCTGCTGGATTCGCTGAACATGGGCAAGCCGGTGATGGACGCCTACAACATCGACGTGCCCGGCGCCGCCCACGTGTTCGCCTGGTACGGCGAGGCCCTGGACAAGCTCTACGACCAGGTGGCACCTACCGCGGCGAATGCCCTGGCCACCATCACCCGCGAAGCGCTGGGCGTAGTCGCCGCAGTAGTACCGTGGAACTTCCCCCTCGACATGGCTGCCTGGAAGCTGGCCCCGGCCCTGGCCGCCGGCAACAGCGTGGTGCTGAAACCCGCTGAGCAGTCGCCATTCTCCGCCCTGCGCCTGGCCGAGCTGGCGCTGGAAGCCGGTTTGCCGGAGGGCGTGCTGAACGTGGTGCCGGGCCTGGGCGAAAGCGCTGGCAAGGCGCTGGGCCTGCACCCGGATGTGGATTGCCTGGTGTTCACCGGCTCCACCCAGGTGGGCAAATACTTCATGCAGTACTCGGCCCAGTCCAACCTCAAGCAGGTCTGGCTGGAATGCGGCGGCAAGAGCCCGAACCTGATATTCGAAGACTGCCGCGACCTGGACCTGGCCGCCGAGAAGGCCGCCTTCGGCATTTTCTTCAACCAGGGTGAGGTCTGCTCGGCCAACTCGCGCCTCTATGTGCAGCGCTCCATCCGCGATGAATTCATCGAACGCCTGCTGGCCAAGGCCCGCGACTGGATGCCCGGCGACCCGCTGGACCCGGCCAGTCGCGCTGGCGCCATCGTCGACGCCGGGCAGGCCGCACGCATCATGGCCTTCATTGAGGGCGCGCAAGGGGAGGGCGCACGGCTGCTTGCCGGTGGTCGTCGCCTGTCCTTCAACGGTTCAAGCAACTTCATTGAACCCACCGTCTTCGCCGATGTGAGCAGCGACATGCAGCTGGCCCGTGAAGAGGTGTTCGGCCCGGTGCTGGCCGTCAGTACCTTCGATACCGAAGAAGAGGCGCTACGCCTGGCCAATGACAGCATCTACGGCCTGGCGGCTTCGGTGTGGAGCGATGACCTGCATCGCGCCCACCGCGTGGCCCGCGCGCTCAAGGCGGGCACGGTGTCGGTGAACACGGTGGACGCCCTGGACGTCACCGTGCCTTTCGGCGGCGGCAAGCAGTCCGGCTTCGGCCGCGACCTCTCGCTGCATTCCTTCGACAAGTACAGCCAACTGAAGACCACCTGGTTCCAGCTGCGCTGA
- a CDS encoding TIGR04211 family SH3 domain-containing protein, with product MRLSRRVSACFSSLQTRALAACLSGGLLVAGASVQAEEAAGNTRWVSDTLSAYVRSGPTDGYRIVGTLTSGQKVELLRTQDDYSQVRGENGSAVWIPSRDLQDLPGQTQRLPQLEQKVAELSAELEGINDTWKTRVQGMQETLDSRKALIDELQAARASLDGELSQARSELREVQAQLGDENKQVLMRYMVYGGSIAGAGLLVGLILPTMLRVRRKRNDQWV from the coding sequence ATGCGCCTATCCCGTCGTGTTTCCGCCTGTTTTTCCTCGCTCCAGACCCGCGCTCTCGCGGCCTGCCTGTCAGGCGGCCTGCTGGTGGCCGGTGCCTCGGTTCAGGCCGAGGAGGCTGCCGGCAATACGCGTTGGGTGAGCGACACGCTGAGCGCCTATGTACGCAGCGGACCCACCGACGGCTACCGCATCGTCGGTACGCTCACCTCCGGGCAGAAGGTCGAGCTGTTGCGCACCCAGGATGACTACAGCCAGGTACGCGGCGAGAACGGCAGCGCCGTGTGGATTCCCAGCCGCGACCTGCAGGACCTGCCCGGCCAGACCCAGCGCCTGCCGCAACTGGAGCAGAAGGTGGCGGAACTCAGCGCTGAGCTGGAAGGCATCAACGACACGTGGAAGACCCGCGTACAGGGCATGCAGGAGACGCTGGATTCGCGCAAGGCGCTGATTGACGAGCTGCAGGCCGCGCGCGCCTCGCTCGATGGCGAGTTGAGCCAGGCCCGCTCGGAGTTGCGCGAGGTGCAGGCGCAGTTGGGTGACGAGAACAAGCAGGTGCTGATGCGCTACATGGTTTATGGGGGCAGCATCGCCGGGGCCGGGCTGCTGGTCGGCCTGATCCTGCCGACCATGCTGCGCGTGCGGCGCAAGCGTAATGACCAGTGGGTTTGA
- a CDS encoding flavin reductase family protein, producing the protein MNEHIAPVALDRAYRLLNHGPTVLVSASHGGVDNVMAAAWSCALDFSPPKVTLVLDKATRTRELVENSGYFALQVPNLGQLDLTYKVGTRSLKELPDKLAQSGVELFRMDGLDVPLVAGSSAWLVCKLIPEPHNQQTYDLFIGEVVGAWADTRVFKDGHWQFEQAEDRWRSLHYIAGGHFYAIGEAAVAREE; encoded by the coding sequence ATGAACGAGCACATCGCGCCCGTGGCGCTGGACCGTGCCTACCGCCTGCTCAACCACGGGCCGACCGTGCTGGTATCTGCCAGTCATGGTGGCGTCGACAACGTGATGGCAGCGGCCTGGTCCTGCGCCCTGGACTTCTCCCCGCCCAAGGTCACCCTGGTGCTGGACAAGGCCACGCGGACCCGCGAACTGGTGGAGAACAGCGGCTATTTCGCGCTGCAGGTGCCCAACCTCGGCCAGCTCGACCTCACCTACAAGGTGGGCACCCGCAGCCTCAAGGAGCTGCCGGACAAACTGGCGCAAAGCGGCGTCGAGCTGTTCCGCATGGATGGCCTGGACGTGCCGCTGGTGGCCGGCAGCTCCGCCTGGCTGGTCTGCAAACTGATTCCCGAGCCCCACAACCAGCAGACCTACGACCTGTTCATCGGCGAAGTGGTGGGCGCCTGGGCGGATACCCGCGTATTCAAGGACGGCCACTGGCAGTTCGAACAGGCCGAGGATCGTTGGCGCAGCCTGCACTACATCGCCGGTGGTCACTTCTATGCCATCGGCGAGGCGGCAGTGGCGCGGGAAGAGTGA
- a CDS encoding APC family permease, which produces MSASVSVAAQGQAEEGGFRRVLGLGALLSVAIGLVVSQGVMVLMLQGAGFSGLGFIVPLGLAYLLALSYAFSFSELSLMIPRAGGLSSYTEVALGHFPAILATFSGYVVVAMFALSAELLLLDLIVGKVYPGVFPPFTVAFGVLGMFTVLNLMGIDIFAKLQTALAVIMVFVLLLLGIAAIVEGASTETASTVLQSDWNPMGAGVLTLTALAVWGFVGAEFVCPLVEETKRPERNIPRSMIIGLTVIFITIALYCLGALFLVPQEALTTDALPHYLFATKVFGKAGELFLVIASVTATFSTLNSSLASIPRMLYGMAQNGQAFPVFKRLSPRARTPWVSVLFVSAITGLPILVLGQDAASVNLLLLAAALAWLLAYIIVHLDVIALRRRYPAIARPFRTPFYPWPQIFGIAGMFYAIWYASPSPDMTGKIFGIAGVVLALVSLIAVVWIKVVMKKPLFQPEPLEQVAGEAADR; this is translated from the coding sequence ATGAGTGCAAGTGTGTCCGTTGCTGCCCAAGGGCAAGCGGAAGAGGGCGGATTCCGCCGGGTGCTGGGTCTGGGAGCGCTGCTATCGGTGGCCATCGGCCTGGTGGTGTCTCAGGGTGTGATGGTGCTGATGCTGCAAGGCGCGGGTTTCTCCGGGCTGGGCTTCATCGTGCCGCTGGGGCTGGCCTATCTGTTGGCCTTGAGCTACGCGTTTTCCTTCTCGGAACTGTCGCTGATGATCCCGCGTGCCGGCGGTCTGTCCAGCTACACCGAGGTTGCGCTGGGGCATTTCCCTGCGATCCTGGCGACCTTCTCCGGCTACGTCGTGGTGGCGATGTTCGCCCTGTCGGCCGAGCTGCTGCTGCTCGACTTGATCGTCGGCAAGGTCTACCCGGGCGTTTTCCCACCCTTCACCGTCGCCTTTGGTGTGCTCGGAATGTTCACCGTGCTCAACCTCATGGGGATCGACATCTTCGCCAAGCTGCAGACCGCCCTGGCGGTGATCATGGTGTTCGTGCTCCTGCTGCTGGGTATCGCCGCAATCGTCGAGGGCGCGTCCACGGAAACCGCCAGCACCGTGCTGCAGAGTGACTGGAACCCGATGGGAGCCGGTGTCCTGACCCTCACCGCGCTGGCTGTGTGGGGCTTCGTCGGCGCCGAGTTCGTCTGCCCGCTGGTGGAAGAAACCAAGCGGCCCGAGCGCAACATCCCGCGCTCGATGATCATCGGCCTCACGGTGATCTTCATCACCATCGCGCTCTACTGCCTGGGTGCCCTGTTCCTGGTGCCGCAGGAGGCGCTGACCACCGATGCCTTGCCGCACTACCTGTTCGCCACCAAGGTGTTCGGCAAGGCAGGTGAGCTGTTCCTGGTGATCGCTTCGGTGACCGCCACCTTCAGCACCCTGAACTCCTCGCTCGCCTCCATTCCGCGCATGCTCTACGGCATGGCGCAGAACGGCCAGGCCTTCCCGGTGTTCAAGCGCCTCAGCCCGCGTGCCCGCACCCCCTGGGTATCGGTGCTGTTCGTGTCGGCGATTACCGGCCTGCCGATCCTGGTGCTGGGGCAGGACGCCGCGTCGGTCAACCTGCTGCTGCTGGCTGCCGCGCTGGCCTGGCTGCTGGCCTACATCATCGTCCACCTGGATGTGATCGCCCTGCGTCGCCGTTACCCGGCCATCGCTCGTCCGTTCAGGACGCCTTTCTATCCGTGGCCGCAAATCTTCGGCATCGCCGGGATGTTCTACGCCATCTGGTACGCCTCGCCGAGCCCGGACATGACCGGCAAGATCTTTGGCATCGCCGGTGTGGTACTGGCCCTGGTGTCGCTGATTGCGGTCGTTTGGATCAAGGTGGTGATGAAGAAACCGCTGTTCCAGCCTGAACCCCTGGAGCAGGTCGCCGGCGAAGCCGCTGACCGCTGA
- a CDS encoding aspartate aminotransferase family protein, producing MNAQFQAQRETRDYQAADAAHHIHAFLDQKALNAEGPRVIVGGERLHLWDNDGKRYLDGMSGLWCTNLGYGRKDLTVAATRQLEQLPYYNMFFHTTHPAVVELSELLFSLLPGHYSHAIYTNSGSEANEVLIRTVRRYWQILGKPEKKIMIGRWNGYHGSTLGATALGGMKFMHEMGGMLPDIAHIDEPYFYANGGDLTPEEFGLRAARQLEEKILELGADKVAAFVAEPFQGAGGMIFPPETYWPEIQRICRKYDVLLCADEVIGGFGRTGEWFAHQHFGFEPDTLSIAKGLTSGYIPMGGLILSKRMAAALVEQGGVFAHGLTYSGHPVAAAVALANLKALRDEGVVTQVKTDTGPYLQQCLREVFGNHPLVGDIQGAGFVAALQLAEDKATRKRFDNENDIAWRCRTIGFEEGLIIRSTLGRMIMAPALVATRGEIDELVSKTKIAVDRTAQELGRL from the coding sequence ATGAACGCTCAATTCCAGGCCCAACGCGAAACCCGTGACTACCAGGCAGCCGATGCGGCCCACCACATCCATGCCTTCCTCGACCAGAAAGCACTGAACGCCGAAGGGCCGCGAGTGATCGTTGGCGGCGAACGCCTCCACCTCTGGGACAACGACGGCAAGCGCTATCTCGACGGCATGTCCGGCCTCTGGTGCACCAACCTCGGCTATGGCCGCAAGGATCTCACCGTGGCTGCCACCCGCCAGCTGGAGCAGCTGCCGTACTACAACATGTTCTTCCACACCACCCACCCGGCGGTGGTGGAACTGTCCGAACTGCTGTTCAGCCTGCTGCCAGGCCACTACAGCCACGCCATCTACACCAACTCAGGCTCCGAGGCGAACGAGGTGCTGATCCGCACCGTGCGCCGCTACTGGCAGATCCTCGGCAAGCCCGAGAAGAAGATCATGATCGGCCGCTGGAACGGCTACCACGGCTCCACCCTGGGCGCCACGGCGCTGGGCGGGATGAAGTTCATGCACGAGATGGGCGGCATGCTGCCGGACATCGCCCACATCGACGAGCCGTATTTCTACGCCAATGGCGGCGACCTGACCCCGGAGGAATTCGGCCTGCGCGCCGCGCGCCAGCTGGAGGAGAAAATCCTCGAACTGGGCGCCGACAAGGTTGCCGCTTTCGTCGCCGAACCCTTCCAGGGCGCGGGCGGCATGATCTTCCCGCCGGAAACCTACTGGCCGGAAATCCAGCGCATCTGCCGCAAGTACGACGTGCTGCTGTGCGCGGATGAAGTGATCGGCGGCTTCGGCCGTACCGGCGAGTGGTTCGCCCACCAGCACTTCGGCTTCGAGCCGGACACCCTGTCCATCGCCAAGGGCCTGACCTCCGGCTACATCCCCATGGGCGGTCTGATCCTCAGCAAGCGCATGGCCGCGGCACTGGTGGAGCAGGGCGGTGTGTTCGCTCACGGCCTGACCTACTCCGGTCACCCGGTAGCGGCGGCGGTGGCTCTGGCCAACCTCAAGGCGCTGCGCGATGAAGGCGTGGTGACCCAGGTGAAGACCGACACCGGCCCGTACCTGCAACAGTGCCTGCGTGAAGTGTTCGGCAACCACCCATTGGTGGGCGACATCCAGGGCGCGGGCTTCGTTGCCGCGCTGCAGCTGGCCGAAGACAAGGCCACCCGCAAGCGCTTCGACAACGAGAACGACATCGCCTGGCGCTGCCGCACCATCGGTTTCGAGGAAGGGCTGATCATCCGCTCCACCCTGGGTCGCATGATCATGGCGCCGGCGCTCGTAGCCACTCGCGGCGAGATCGACGAGCTGGTGAGCAAGACCAAGATCGCGGTAGATCGCACCGCACAAGAGTTGGGACGCCTCTAA
- a CDS encoding polyamine ABC transporter substrate-binding protein — protein MKIARLCLPLLLAGCSTLVQAAGEVRVSNWSQYIADDTLKNFTGETGIQVVYDIHDSNEVLESKLMTGSTGYDVVSPSNHFISKLIKAGAIQELDRSQLPNWKNLDPVLMKVLEVNDPGNRYGVPYMWGTVGIGYNVKKIEEIFGSTDITRSWGMLLKEENIKKLSQCGVAMIDNPTQILPITLNYLGLPHHSHDPADYRKAEAALLAIRPYIQYFHPSKYVTDLANGDICAVIGFNGDILQAGARAQEANNGVTIAYSIPDEGSTLWFDMVVMPRNAPDTQEAYAYMNYLLRPDVIANISNAINYANPNLPANALVAPALRDNPAIYPQRSIMDKLFTVEELPFKVTRLTTRLWTKVKSGT, from the coding sequence ATGAAAATCGCCCGACTCTGTCTGCCGCTGCTGTTGGCAGGCTGTTCCACACTGGTACAGGCCGCCGGCGAAGTGCGGGTCTCCAACTGGAGCCAGTACATCGCTGACGACACCCTGAAGAACTTCACCGGGGAAACCGGCATCCAGGTGGTCTACGACATCCATGACAGCAACGAGGTGCTCGAGTCCAAGCTGATGACCGGGAGCACCGGCTACGATGTCGTCAGCCCGTCCAACCACTTCATCTCCAAGCTGATCAAGGCCGGCGCCATCCAGGAGCTCGACCGCAGCCAGCTGCCCAACTGGAAGAACCTCGACCCGGTGCTGATGAAGGTGCTGGAGGTCAACGACCCCGGCAACCGCTATGGCGTCCCCTACATGTGGGGGACCGTGGGCATTGGCTACAACGTCAAGAAGATCGAGGAAATCTTCGGCAGCACCGACATCACCCGCTCCTGGGGCATGCTGCTCAAGGAAGAGAACATCAAGAAACTGAGCCAGTGCGGTGTCGCCATGATCGACAACCCCACGCAGATCCTGCCGATCACCCTGAACTACCTGGGGCTGCCCCATCACAGCCACGACCCGGCGGACTATCGCAAGGCCGAGGCAGCGTTGCTGGCCATCCGGCCCTACATCCAGTACTTCCACCCCTCGAAGTACGTTACCGACCTCGCCAACGGTGATATCTGCGCGGTGATCGGTTTCAACGGCGACATCCTGCAGGCCGGCGCCCGCGCCCAGGAGGCCAACAATGGCGTGACCATCGCCTACTCGATTCCCGATGAAGGCTCGACGCTCTGGTTCGACATGGTGGTGATGCCGCGCAACGCGCCCGACACGCAGGAAGCCTATGCCTACATGAACTACCTGCTGCGCCCTGATGTGATCGCCAACATCAGCAACGCCATCAACTACGCCAACCCCAACCTGCCGGCCAACGCGCTGGTGGCGCCGGCGCTGCGCGACAACCCCGCCATCTACCCGCAGCGCTCGATCATGGACAAGCTGTTCACCGTCGAAGAGCTGCCGTTCAAGGTCACCCGTCTCACCACGCGACTCTGGACCAAGGTCAAGTCGGGTACCTAG
- a CDS encoding LysR family transcriptional regulator gives MASYTLRQLRYFVTTVEAGSVAEASRKLYIAQPSISTAIKGLEESFGVQLFIRHHAQGVSLTPSGTRFYQKAQELLRVAREFEQNALADNDIVAGQIDIGCFETVAPLYLPQLIAGFREQYPGVDIRIRDGEQQELVQGLTAGTFDLAFLYEHDLDSTIATEPLMPPQKPYALLPENHRFASQAQVSLRDLCLEPMILLDVQPSRTYFVSLFHELGLTPNIVFSSPSIEMVRGMVGQGFGFSLLVTRPHSECTYDGKRVVTVDITEPVATSGLVAARLKRGQLTKPAQLFVDFCRERLAQKTQDKP, from the coding sequence GTGGCTTCCTATACCTTGCGACAACTCAGGTACTTCGTGACGACGGTCGAGGCCGGCAGCGTGGCCGAAGCCTCGCGCAAGCTGTACATCGCCCAGCCGTCCATCTCCACCGCCATCAAGGGCCTGGAGGAAAGCTTTGGCGTGCAGCTATTCATCCGCCACCACGCCCAGGGCGTGTCGCTGACGCCCAGCGGCACGCGCTTCTACCAGAAGGCCCAGGAGCTGCTGCGGGTAGCCCGCGAGTTCGAACAGAACGCCCTGGCTGATAACGACATCGTCGCCGGGCAGATCGACATCGGCTGTTTTGAAACCGTCGCCCCGCTCTACCTGCCGCAACTGATCGCCGGCTTTCGTGAGCAGTATCCCGGCGTGGATATCCGCATCCGCGACGGCGAGCAGCAGGAACTGGTACAGGGCCTGACTGCCGGCACCTTCGACCTGGCCTTCCTCTACGAGCACGACCTGGACAGCACTATCGCCACCGAACCGCTGATGCCACCACAGAAGCCCTACGCCCTGTTGCCGGAGAACCACCGCTTCGCCAGCCAGGCCCAGGTGTCCCTGCGCGACCTCTGCCTGGAGCCGATGATCCTGCTCGATGTGCAGCCGAGCCGGACCTACTTCGTCAGTCTGTTCCACGAGCTGGGCCTGACGCCCAATATCGTCTTCAGCTCGCCTTCGATCGAGATGGTGCGCGGCATGGTGGGCCAGGGCTTCGGCTTCTCCCTGCTGGTCACCCGCCCCCATTCGGAATGCACCTACGACGGCAAACGGGTGGTCACCGTCGACATCACCGAACCCGTCGCCACCTCCGGCCTGGTGGCCGCCCGCTTGAAACGCGGACAACTCACCAAGCCGGCGCAGCTGTTCGTGGACTTCTGCCGCGAACGCCTGGCACAGAAGACCCAGGACAAACCGTAG
- a CDS encoding VF530 family DNA-binding protein translates to MTQTPNDPLHGVTLEKLLTELVAHYGWDGLANRIDIRCFKNDPSIKSSLSFLRKTPWAREKVEALFIQLRRRESRP, encoded by the coding sequence ATGACTCAAACTCCGAACGACCCGCTGCATGGCGTTACGCTGGAAAAACTGCTCACCGAACTGGTCGCCCACTACGGCTGGGACGGGTTGGCCAACCGCATCGATATCCGCTGCTTCAAGAACGACCCCAGTATCAAGTCGAGCCTGTCTTTCCTGCGAAAGACGCCCTGGGCGCGGGAGAAGGTCGAGGCGCTGTTCATCCAGCTGCGTCGGCGCGAGTCCAGGCCATGA